The following is a genomic window from Rhodothermales bacterium.
GCGTCAACCGCACGCTGCACCCATTCTCTTGCCTCGGCTGGCCGATCGAGGAGAAAGAGGATCCATCCGAGTGTATCCTGAAATGACGGGTTGTCCGGATCAATACTGATCGCCTGCTGCGCCAGTACAAGAGCCTCGTCCAGGTTCTCGCCGCGACTCGACAGGCTGTAGGCAAAATTGTTGAGCGCGAACACGTGAACACTATCGATCTTGAGTGCTGTTCGGTAGTGGTGGTCGGACTTGTCGTATATCGATCGTCGGGAGTACAAAAACCCCAGCGACGCATGAGCCTCTGCAGCAAGTCCCGCGGACCAGAGTTCGTCGTCGGACAGGAGCTCGACCGCGGTATGATATAGTTCGATTGCTCGCGTGTTGTTGTAGACGACCAGATGGCTGTGGGCGGTCGTTTCAATCAGGTCGACACGGCCGGGAAAGAGGAGGATTGCTTCTTCGCCTGTTCGCGCGGCCTCGCGGGGTTGGTCGTCGCTAAGGAATGCGAGCGTTGTCTGCAGCCATACGTCGGCATTTCTGGGGTCGACCGCGAGCGCGCGTGACAGCAGGCCTGCAGCCTCACCGAAATCACGACTACGGTATCTCAGATCGCCAAGCATCGTCAGCATGCCGAAATGGGATGGGTCAATCTCAAGTCCCCTGGTCAGGATGTCCGAAGCGAGCGAGTCCGATGCGGAGTCGACGATGGCCCGCATGTAGAGACGCTCCGCACGCTCCGCGATCTGATTTGCGCTGAGTCCATCGATGTCTGTTACTCGAGCCGTCAGGCTATCTGCGGTCGCGATGCGTCCACTACGTCGGTGCAGAGTGCCGAGCTCGCTGACAATATCCAGGTTGTCCGGTATGCTGCGGAGCGCGGTTTCGAGAACGACAATCGCCTCGGCATCGCGATCATTCCGCACC
Proteins encoded in this region:
- a CDS encoding tetratricopeptide repeat protein, giving the protein MHTPRIQNTALLAAFLLFAAPAVVGQTDSHGVASATVDSSRATRLYVRGLTLSLTGDHDRAVTLFAEAARFAPTEPAVYLSLSESHAALGDLDAALLYAQRAAGLDSGVQYIRHLARIQVLSGNLSAAEKTYEQLVHDNPQNADAVFEMARLKVRLGHESEAAESFERLIRLLGDDRLLRTRLLQLYGRLQDGEGVERTLRALTELDVDNARYHLMLSDFLVRNDRDAEAIVVLETALRSIPDNLDIVSELGTLHRRSGRIATADSLTARVTDIDGLSANQIAERAERLYMRAIVDSASDSLASDILTRGLEIDPSHFGMLTMLGDLRYRSRDFGEAAGLLSRALAVDPRNADVWLQTTLAFLSDDQPREAARTGEEAILLFPGRVDLIETTAHSHLVVYNNTRAIELYHTAVELLSDDELWSAGLAAEAHASLGFLYSRRSIYDKSDHHYRTALKIDSVHVFALNNFAYSLSSRGENLDEALVLAQQAISIDPDNPSFQDTLGWILFLLDRPAEAREWVQRAVDA